A part of Quatrionicoccus australiensis genomic DNA contains:
- a CDS encoding YihY/virulence factor BrkB family protein, with translation MLYPTESMRHVLQHPAGFALQVLRGFGRNQGLLLAGAIAYYALLSVVPLLILSVMALSNLVEQATLLDTVGRYLEWLVPSQSQAVLADVSGFLANGLGLGFVLLGTMLFFSSLAFSVLEKALAVIFEHRGCDDKRHFLVSAVLPYCFVVLLGIGLLLLTFASVALQTLASESIHLFGRDWSLRGVSGGLLYLFGFAIETLVMTTLYLVIPVGRLRLSHALIGGVTAAALWELLRHILIWYFTTLSKVSVVYGSLSTAVVALFSMELAATVFLLGAQVIAEYERLDEKPPGAAVDR, from the coding sequence ATGCTCTACCCGACTGAATCGATGCGTCACGTCCTGCAGCATCCGGCCGGCTTCGCACTGCAGGTGCTGCGCGGCTTCGGGCGCAACCAGGGCCTGCTGCTGGCCGGTGCGATCGCCTATTACGCGCTGCTCTCGGTGGTGCCGTTGCTCATCCTGTCGGTGATGGCGCTGTCCAACCTGGTCGAGCAGGCGACGCTGCTCGACACCGTCGGCCGCTACCTCGAATGGCTGGTGCCCAGCCAGTCGCAGGCGGTGCTCGCCGATGTTTCCGGCTTTCTCGCCAACGGCCTCGGTCTCGGCTTCGTGCTGCTCGGCACGATGCTGTTCTTCAGCTCGCTCGCCTTCTCGGTGCTGGAAAAGGCGCTGGCGGTGATCTTCGAGCACCGCGGTTGCGACGACAAGCGGCATTTCCTGGTCTCGGCGGTGCTGCCCTACTGTTTCGTCGTGTTGCTCGGCATCGGCCTGTTGCTGCTGACCTTCGCGTCGGTGGCGCTGCAGACCCTGGCCAGCGAGAGCATTCACCTGTTCGGTCGCGACTGGTCGCTGCGCGGCGTCTCGGGCGGCCTGCTCTACCTGTTCGGTTTCGCCATCGAAACCCTGGTCATGACCACGCTCTACCTGGTCATTCCGGTCGGTCGCCTGCGCCTCAGCCACGCGCTGATCGGCGGCGTCACGGCGGCGGCGCTCTGGGAACTGCTGCGCCACATCCTGATCTGGTACTTCACGACCCTGTCGAAGGTCAGCGTCGTCTATGGCTCGCTGAGCACCGCCGTGGTCGCGCTGTTCAGCATGGAACTCGCCGCCACCGTCTTCCTGCTCGGCGCGCAGGTCATCGCCGAATACGAGCGGCTGGACGAAAAACCGCCTGGCGCAGCGGTCGACCGCTAG